In Strigops habroptila isolate Jane chromosome 16, bStrHab1.2.pri, whole genome shotgun sequence, a genomic segment contains:
- the LOC115617543 gene encoding probable glutamate receptor, with product MDKGLPFLLCVITAMLLLGESSRTGTSRNDDALSQGIDSRGPEEALPTLTVTTILEDPYVMVRSAELEGYCIDLLRALAAMLRFRYRVKVVGDGQYGAVSPSGNWTGMIGEVLRREADIAVAPLTVTSAREEVVSFTTPFLQTGIGILLRKETFSQEMSFFHFLAPFSKETWTGLLFAYVLTCFCLFLVARLSPCEWNEPKNEENHFTFLNSLWFGAGALALQGVTPRPKALSVRVVAAVWWLFTISLLAAYIANFTALLSSGSEQLPIQTFEDLVKQRKLEFGTLEGSSTFYFFKNSKNPIHQMIYEYMDKRRDHVLVKTYQEAVQRVMESNYAFIGESISQDLAAARHCNLIRAPEVIGARGFGIATTQASPWTKQLSVAVLKLRESGDLDYLRNKWWESSCLHRSRERWSPLQPQALGGLFLTLAIGLALGVIAAVAELSNKSRHAAGHAKKSCCAVFTEEICTRLHIKKNTRQSQETLGRANA from the exons ATGGACAAAGGtcttcccttcctgctctgTGTGATTACAGCCATGCTGCTCCTGGGAGAATCAAGCCGGACAG gaaCTTCAAGGAATGACGACGCTCTGAGTCAG GGCATTGACTCGAGGGGACCGGAAGAGGCTCTTCCAACTCTGACTGTCACAACGATCCTG GAAGATCCTTACGTCATGGTGAGGAGCGCAGAACTGGAGGGGTACTGCATCGACCTGCTGAGGGCTCTGGCTGCAATGCTCCGGTTCCGCTACAGGGTGAAGGTGGTGGGCGATGGGCAGTACGGAGCCGTCTCTCCCAGCGGGAACTGGACCGGGATGATCGGTGAAGTCCTGAGACGG GAAGCAGACATTGCGGTGGCTCCACTGACCGTCACATCAGCGAGGGAAGAGGTGGTCTCCTTCACCACTCCATTCCTGCAGACTGGGATCGGAATCTTGCTCCGCAAAGAAACCTTCTCTCAGGAGATGTCATTCTTCCACTTCCTGGCTCCCTTCAGCAAGGAGACCTGGACCGGCCTTTTATTTGCCTACGTGCTGACGtgcttctgcctctttcttGTTGCCAG GCTGAGCCCCTGTGAATGGAATGAGCCAAAGAATGAAGAGAACCACTTCACCTTCTTAAACAGCCTCTGGTTTGGAGCAGGAGCCCTTGCCCTGCAAG GTGTCACCCCTCGACCCAAGGCTCTCTCTGTGCGGGTCGTTGCTGCTGTCTGGTGGCTCTTCACCATTTCCCTGCTGGCTGCCTACATCGCCAACTTCACCGCCCTGCTGAGCTCCGGCAGCGAGCAGCTCCCCATCCAGACCTTTGAGGATCTTGTGAAGCAAAGGAAGCTGGAGTTTGGGACACTGGAGGGCTCCTCTACCTTCTACTTCTTCAAG AACTCCAAGAATCCCATCCATCAGATGATCTATGAATACATGGACAAGAGACGAGACCACGTTTTAGTCAAGACCTACCAAGAGGCAGTTCAGCGGGTGATGGAGTCGAACTACGCCTTCATTGGGGAATCCATCTCCCAGGACCTCGCCGCCGCCCGGCACTGCAACCTCATCAGGGCCCCCGAAGTTATCGGAGCCAGAGGATTTGGCATCGCCACCACCCAGG CATCCCCGTGGACGAAGCAGCTCTCAGTCGCCGTCCTCAAGCTGCGCGAGTCTGGAGACCTCGACTACCTGCGCAACAAGTGGTGGGAGAGCAGCTGCCTCCACAGGAGCAGGGAGCGGTGGAGCCCGCTGCAGCCCCAGGCACTGGGGGGCCTCTTCCTCACCCTGGCCATCGGCCTGGCCCTGGGCGTGATCGCAGCTGTGGCCGAGCTCTCAAATAAGAGCAGACACGCTGCTGGACATGCCAAG AA